Proteins encoded together in one Mycolicibacter minnesotensis window:
- a CDS encoding prepilin peptidase — protein sequence MDEAAAGLALVWLTLLSGYDIRQRRLPNWLTLPGAVIVPAVAVAVGRGPAALAGAAVLSGIYLIVHLIAPLGLGAGDVKLAVALGALTGSFGADVWVLAAVTAPVLTGLWGVAVVRAGRGTRVPHGPAMCLSSALAVALAMS from the coding sequence GTGGACGAGGCGGCCGCGGGCCTGGCGCTGGTCTGGCTGACCCTGCTCAGTGGTTACGACATCCGACAACGCCGGCTGCCGAACTGGTTGACGCTGCCGGGTGCAGTGATCGTGCCGGCCGTGGCAGTCGCGGTCGGTCGGGGCCCCGCGGCACTGGCAGGGGCGGCGGTCCTGAGTGGGATCTACCTGATAGTCCACCTGATCGCACCGCTGGGATTGGGTGCCGGCGACGTCAAGCTGGCTGTCGCTCTTGGTGCGCTGACGGGTTCTTTCGGTGCTGACGTGTGGGTGCTGGCCGCGGTGACGGCGCCGGTGCTGACCGGGTTATGGGGGGTCGCGGTGGTACGGGCGGGCCGTGGGACCAGAGTGCCTCATGGGCCCGCGATGTGCCTGTCCAGCGCGTTGGCAGTGGCCCTGGCAATGAGCTGA
- a CDS encoding shikimate dehydrogenase, protein MSSTVPADPGPRRAAVLGSPIAHSRSPQLHLAAYRALGLYDWTYERIECGAEELPALVAGFGPEWVGVSVTMPGKFAALAFADERTRRAERIGSANTLVRTATGWLADNTDVDGVSGALRSAGPISGAAIVLGSGGTAPAAVVGLVELGVGHITVAARNADNAARVVELATDVGVPTRFCALDDPALAEAAAAASVLVNTLPAEVAARYAGALAGVPVVLDAIYDPWPTPLAAAVSAAGGTVISGLQMLLNQAFTQVELFTGRPAPRAEMTCAIADPA, encoded by the coding sequence GTGTCCTCGACAGTTCCCGCTGACCCCGGGCCCCGCCGCGCCGCGGTGTTGGGGTCGCCGATCGCTCACTCGCGCTCACCGCAGCTGCACTTGGCGGCCTATCGGGCGTTGGGCCTGTATGACTGGACCTACGAGCGCATTGAGTGCGGTGCCGAGGAGTTGCCGGCGCTGGTCGCAGGTTTCGGGCCGGAATGGGTCGGCGTTTCAGTGACCATGCCGGGCAAGTTCGCGGCCTTGGCCTTCGCCGACGAGCGAACGCGGCGCGCCGAACGCATCGGCTCGGCGAACACCCTGGTTCGCACCGCAACCGGCTGGCTGGCCGACAACACCGACGTCGACGGCGTGAGTGGAGCGCTGCGTTCGGCAGGACCGATTTCGGGTGCGGCGATCGTGCTCGGTTCGGGCGGTACCGCACCAGCCGCGGTGGTGGGCCTGGTCGAGCTGGGAGTCGGTCACATCACGGTGGCCGCCCGCAATGCCGACAATGCCGCCAGGGTGGTCGAGCTGGCCACCGATGTCGGAGTACCGACCCGATTCTGCGCGCTGGACGATCCCGCACTCGCCGAGGCGGCAGCGGCCGCATCGGTATTGGTCAACACCCTTCCGGCCGAGGTTGCAGCCCGCTATGCGGGGGCCCTGGCGGGTGTTCCGGTGGTCTTGGACGCGATTTACGATCCGTGGCCGACCCCGCTGGCCGCCGCGGTGAGCGCCGCGGGCGGCACGGTGATCAGTGGACTGCAGATGTTGCTGAATCAGGCGTTCACTCAAGTCGAGTTGTTCACCGGCCGGCCTGCACCCCGCGCGGAGATGACTTGCGCCATCGCCGACCCGGCTTGA
- a CDS encoding endolytic transglycosylase MltG — translation MSDEQRGTAHDTARRKARPTAVGPPRRRMSRTQRARENRRQRQHTRNRRMARGLGVALVTLAAIAAVFLGSKFWHAGGPGADFTGDGGQQVLIEVHEGDFTTAIAETMLDAGVIANVGTFLSAAQGNAAIAAIQPGFYRLQAEIPAATAVQQLTDPENRVGKLVIPEGRQLDDTADMKTGRVTPGVFSLIAEASCLDLNGDRTCLKAPDLRRAAETESPQALSVPEWALGPVTSMGGDHRRIEGLITAGTWNVDPTAPAPTVLSKLISQSSAELDKSGLPATAEQLGMTPYEMLVVASLVQREALPHDFAKVARVIDNRLGEPQRLEFDSTVNYPLDRQEVATTDADRAKVTPWNTYASDGLPATPICSPGMDALRAAEHPEPGDWLYFVTIDKDGTTLFTHNYQQHLSNIEMALDNGVLDSSR, via the coding sequence ATGTCTGACGAACAACGTGGGACGGCTCACGACACTGCTCGAAGGAAGGCCCGACCCACCGCGGTTGGACCGCCGCGGCGCAGGATGAGCCGGACTCAGCGGGCCCGGGAGAATCGGCGGCAGCGCCAGCACACCCGGAACCGCCGGATGGCACGCGGCCTGGGCGTCGCGCTGGTCACCTTGGCCGCGATCGCGGCCGTCTTCCTGGGCTCGAAGTTCTGGCACGCCGGTGGCCCGGGGGCGGACTTCACCGGCGACGGGGGCCAGCAGGTCTTGATCGAGGTGCACGAGGGAGACTTCACCACCGCGATTGCCGAAACAATGCTCGATGCGGGCGTGATCGCCAACGTCGGTACCTTCCTGTCCGCCGCGCAGGGCAACGCCGCAATCGCCGCGATCCAGCCGGGGTTCTACCGTCTGCAGGCAGAGATTCCGGCCGCCACCGCAGTGCAGCAGCTCACTGATCCGGAGAATCGGGTAGGCAAGCTGGTGATTCCGGAGGGCCGTCAGCTTGACGACACCGCCGACATGAAGACCGGCCGGGTCACCCCTGGGGTGTTTTCGCTGATCGCCGAGGCGAGCTGTCTGGACCTCAACGGCGATCGCACCTGCCTGAAAGCTCCAGACCTGCGCCGTGCGGCGGAGACCGAGTCGCCTCAGGCGCTGTCCGTGCCGGAATGGGCATTGGGGCCGGTCACCTCAATGGGCGGTGACCATCGCCGTATCGAGGGCCTGATCACAGCGGGCACCTGGAACGTCGACCCGACCGCACCGGCACCGACGGTGCTGTCGAAGCTGATCAGCCAGAGCAGCGCGGAACTGGACAAATCCGGTCTGCCCGCCACCGCCGAGCAGTTGGGCATGACTCCCTACGAAATGTTGGTGGTGGCGTCGCTCGTCCAACGCGAGGCCCTGCCGCACGACTTCGCCAAGGTGGCACGGGTCATCGACAATCGGCTGGGCGAACCACAGCGGCTGGAGTTCGACTCGACGGTCAATTATCCGCTGGACCGCCAGGAGGTGGCCACCACCGATGCCGATCGGGCCAAGGTAACGCCGTGGAACACCTACGCCTCCGATGGTCTGCCGGCTACGCCGATCTGCTCGCCGGGAATGGATGCGCTGCGCGCCGCCGAGCACCCCGAACCCGGCGACTGGCTGTACTTCGTGACGATCGACAAGGACGGCACCACCCTGTTCACCCATAACTATCAGCAGCACCTGAGCAACATCGAGATGGCGCTGGACAACGGTGTCCTCGACAGTTCCCGCTGA
- the ruvX gene encoding Holliday junction resolvase RuvX, giving the protein MTSPHHRTPDRPGGPDDPGRGRRLGVDVGSVRIGVACSDPDGLLATPVETVRRHASGSHLRRLADLADEYDVVEVVVGLPRTLADRAGSAAEDAIAMADDLVRTLAKRGRNAPVRLADERLSTVSAARDLHAAGVRSKRQRSVIDQAAAVTILQSWLDQRRALISPAPAVPTEDNDV; this is encoded by the coding sequence GTGACCTCACCCCACCATCGCACCCCGGACCGTCCCGGCGGGCCGGACGATCCCGGCCGCGGGCGACGGCTCGGGGTGGATGTGGGCAGTGTGCGCATCGGGGTGGCCTGCAGCGATCCCGACGGACTGTTGGCGACCCCGGTCGAGACCGTGCGACGGCATGCATCCGGTTCGCACCTGCGGCGGCTGGCTGATCTGGCCGACGAATATGACGTCGTCGAAGTGGTTGTGGGCCTGCCCCGGACGCTTGCCGATCGGGCTGGGTCTGCCGCCGAGGACGCCATTGCGATGGCCGACGATCTGGTTCGGACACTGGCCAAGCGTGGCCGGAACGCCCCGGTGCGGTTGGCCGACGAGCGTCTCAGCACGGTCAGTGCGGCGCGGGACCTGCACGCGGCCGGGGTGCGCTCCAAACGTCAACGCTCGGTGATCGACCAGGCTGCCGCGGTGACGATCCTGCAGAGCTGGCTCGACCAGCGCCGGGCCCTGATCTCACCGGCCCCGGCAGTGCCGACGGAGGACAACGATGTCTGA
- the alaS gene encoding alanine--tRNA ligase: MQTHEIRKRFLDHFVKAGHTEVPSASVILDDPNLLFINAGMVQFVPFFLGQRTPPYATATSVQKCIRTPDIDEVGITTRHNTFFQMAGNFSFGDYFKRGAIELAWTLLTNSVADGGYGLDPQRLWATVYLDDDEAIALWQDIAGLPIERIQRRGMADNYWSMGIPGPCGPSSEIYYDRGPEFGVDGGPVANEDRYIEIWNLVFMQNERGEGTSKENFEILGPLPRQNIDTGMGVERVAFLLQGVNNVYETDLVRPVIDLVATRAPRGYNSGNDADDVRYRIIADHSRTAAILIGDGVSPGNDGRGYVLRRLLRRVIRSAKLLGIEGPIVGELMATVRDAMGPSYPELVTDFDRINRIAVAEETAFNRTLASGSKLFEDAAAATRSAGVTVLSGSDAFALHDTYGFPIELTLEMASEAGLQVDEAGFRSLMAEQRQRAKADAAARKHAHADLSAYRELIDAGPTEFTGFGELTTEARILGIFVDGKRVPVASHEDVAVDNIELVLDRTPLYAEAGGQIADAGTISAGTARAAVTDVQKIAQTLFVHRVTVESGEFVEGDTVTAAVDQAWRKGSTQGHSGTHMVHAALRQVLGPNAVQAGSLNRPGYLRFDFNWQGALTDDQRQQVEEVTNEAVQADFEVHTFTEDLEKARAMGAMAMFGEKYPDRVRVVEIGGPFSMELCGGTHVHNSAQIGPVTILGESSVGSGVRRVEAYVGLDSFRHLAKERALMAGLASSLKVPSEEVPARVATLVERLKAAEKELDRARLATARAAAVNAAAGAEQIGNVRLVTQRMSGGIGGGDLRSLVGDIRGKFGEEPAVVALIADGQDSVPYVVSANVAAQELGLRADDLVKELAAAVAGRGGGKADLAQGSGKDASGIDAALAAVRAAVARSAPA; encoded by the coding sequence GTGCAGACACACGAGATCAGGAAACGCTTCCTCGATCACTTCGTGAAAGCGGGCCACACCGAGGTGCCGAGCGCATCGGTGATTCTTGATGACCCCAACCTGTTGTTCATCAACGCCGGCATGGTTCAGTTCGTGCCGTTCTTCCTGGGCCAGCGAACCCCGCCCTATGCCACCGCCACCAGTGTCCAGAAGTGCATCCGCACCCCGGACATCGATGAGGTGGGCATCACCACCCGGCACAACACCTTCTTCCAGATGGCCGGGAATTTCTCGTTCGGCGACTACTTCAAACGCGGCGCGATCGAACTGGCCTGGACGTTGCTGACCAACAGTGTCGCCGACGGCGGATACGGGCTGGACCCGCAGCGCCTGTGGGCCACCGTCTATCTCGACGACGACGAGGCGATCGCGTTGTGGCAGGACATCGCGGGATTGCCGATTGAGCGGATTCAGCGTCGCGGGATGGCCGACAATTACTGGTCGATGGGCATCCCCGGTCCGTGCGGCCCGTCGTCGGAGATCTACTACGACCGTGGACCCGAGTTCGGCGTCGACGGCGGCCCGGTGGCCAACGAAGACCGCTATATCGAGATCTGGAATCTCGTGTTCATGCAGAACGAGCGGGGCGAAGGTACCTCCAAGGAGAACTTCGAGATTCTCGGCCCGCTGCCCCGCCAGAACATCGATACCGGGATGGGAGTGGAGCGGGTTGCGTTCCTGCTCCAGGGTGTGAACAACGTCTACGAGACCGACCTCGTCCGCCCGGTCATCGACCTGGTGGCCACCCGCGCTCCACGTGGCTACAACAGCGGCAACGACGCCGACGATGTCCGATACCGGATCATCGCCGACCACTCCCGCACCGCCGCCATCCTGATCGGTGACGGCGTAAGCCCTGGCAACGACGGCCGCGGCTACGTGCTGCGCCGGCTGCTGCGTCGGGTGATCCGCTCGGCCAAGCTGCTGGGTATCGAAGGTCCGATCGTCGGCGAACTGATGGCCACCGTGCGTGACGCGATGGGCCCCTCCTATCCGGAACTGGTCACCGACTTCGACCGGATCAACCGGATTGCGGTCGCCGAGGAGACCGCGTTCAACCGCACCCTGGCCTCGGGCTCCAAGCTGTTCGAGGACGCCGCGGCGGCGACTCGATCCGCGGGGGTCACGGTGCTCTCGGGAAGCGACGCCTTCGCCTTGCACGACACCTACGGTTTCCCGATTGAACTCACCCTGGAGATGGCCTCGGAGGCCGGACTGCAGGTCGACGAGGCCGGGTTCCGCAGCTTGATGGCCGAGCAGCGTCAGCGCGCCAAAGCCGACGCCGCCGCGCGCAAGCACGCACATGCCGACCTGAGCGCCTACCGGGAACTGATCGACGCCGGGCCCACCGAGTTCACCGGGTTCGGCGAGCTCACCACCGAAGCGCGCATCCTGGGCATCTTCGTCGACGGCAAGCGCGTGCCGGTGGCCTCCCACGAGGACGTTGCCGTGGACAACATCGAGCTGGTGCTGGACCGCACTCCGCTCTACGCCGAAGCCGGCGGGCAGATCGCCGACGCCGGCACCATCAGTGCCGGAACTGCGCGGGCCGCGGTCACCGACGTACAGAAAATCGCTCAGACACTGTTCGTGCATCGGGTCACCGTCGAGTCCGGCGAATTCGTCGAAGGTGACACCGTCACCGCGGCGGTGGACCAGGCCTGGCGCAAGGGCTCTACTCAGGGGCATTCCGGTACGCATATGGTGCACGCCGCGCTGCGGCAAGTGTTGGGGCCCAACGCTGTTCAGGCTGGTTCGCTGAATCGGCCGGGCTATCTGCGATTCGACTTCAACTGGCAGGGCGCGCTCACCGACGATCAGCGTCAGCAGGTCGAAGAAGTCACCAACGAGGCGGTCCAGGCCGACTTCGAAGTCCACACCTTCACCGAGGACCTGGAGAAGGCCCGAGCCATGGGTGCCATGGCGATGTTCGGCGAGAAGTACCCCGATCGGGTACGCGTCGTCGAGATCGGCGGCCCGTTCTCGATGGAGCTGTGCGGCGGTACGCACGTCCACAACTCGGCGCAGATCGGCCCGGTCACCATTCTGGGCGAATCGTCGGTGGGTTCGGGGGTCCGCCGCGTCGAGGCCTATGTCGGATTGGACTCGTTCCGTCATCTGGCCAAGGAGCGGGCGCTCATGGCAGGCCTGGCCTCTTCGCTGAAGGTGCCCTCGGAGGAAGTGCCCGCTCGGGTGGCCACCTTGGTCGAGCGCCTCAAGGCCGCCGAGAAGGAACTGGACCGCGCCCGGCTGGCGACCGCGCGAGCGGCTGCGGTGAATGCGGCCGCTGGCGCCGAACAAATCGGTAACGTGCGCCTGGTGACGCAGCGGATGTCCGGGGGTATCGGCGGTGGCGACCTACGTTCGCTGGTCGGCGACATCCGCGGCAAGTTCGGCGAGGAGCCCGCGGTGGTGGCACTGATCGCCGACGGACAGGACAGCGTCCCCTACGTGGTCTCTGCCAACGTCGCAGCGCAGGAGCTCGGTCTACGCGCCGACGACCTGGTCAAGGAACTGGCGGCCGCGGTAGCCGGTCGCGGCGGCGGCAAGGCGGACCTGGCGCAGGGCTCCGGGAAGGACGCCTCTGGAATCGATGCCGCGCTGGCGGCGGTCCGCGCGGCGGTCGCCCGGAGCGCTCCGGCGTGA
- a CDS encoding secondary thiamine-phosphate synthase enzyme YjbQ, producing the protein MNTEVLAVDTSRRRTVDLTEQLRSFCAGNGDGLCNVFVPHATAGVAIIETGAGSDADLVDTLERLLPRDDRYRHAHGSPGHGADHVLPAIVAPSITVPVAEGEPLLGIWQSVVLVDLNRDNPRRSVRLSFVGAVTT; encoded by the coding sequence ATGAACACCGAAGTGCTCGCCGTCGACACCTCACGGCGACGTACCGTCGACCTCACCGAGCAGTTGCGTTCGTTCTGTGCGGGAAACGGCGACGGACTGTGCAACGTCTTCGTGCCTCATGCGACCGCCGGGGTAGCGATCATCGAGACCGGTGCCGGCTCGGACGCGGACTTGGTTGACACCCTGGAACGGCTGCTGCCGCGCGACGATCGCTACCGACACGCACACGGTTCGCCGGGGCACGGGGCCGATCATGTCTTGCCGGCCATTGTCGCGCCGTCGATCACAGTCCCCGTCGCCGAGGGTGAGCCGTTGCTGGGCATCTGGCAGTCCGTAGTCCTTGTCGACCTGAACCGCGACAACCCTCGCCGTAGCGTCCGACTGAGCTTTGTCGGCGCCGTCACCACCTGA
- a CDS encoding replication-associated recombination protein A — protein MPETVSDGLFDLTGAPPPTPGAGASTPLAVRMRPASLDEVVGQDHLLGAGSPLRRLVDGSGAASVILYGPPGTGKTTLASLISGATGRRFEALSALSAGVKEVRAVIDTARRAAAYGEQTVLFIDEVHRFSKTQQDALLAAVENRVVLLVAATTENPSFSVVAPLLSRSLILQLRPLEPDGIAAVVRRAVEDDRGLGGRVAVVPDAVDLLVRLAAGDARRALTALEVAAETVAATGEPVTVEVVEGSLDQAAVRYDRDGDQHYDVTSAFIKSVRGSDVDAALHYLARMLVAGEDPRFIARRLMILASEDIGMGDPTALQTAVAAAQTVALIGMPEAQLTLAHATVHLATAPKSNAVTTALGAAMADIRAGKAGAVPAHLRDGHYAGAQALGNAVGYRYAHDHPDGVVPQQYPPDELVGVDYYQPTGRGAEREIGGRLARLRAIIRRRG, from the coding sequence ATGCCTGAAACCGTGTCCGATGGACTGTTCGACCTGACTGGTGCCCCGCCGCCAACGCCCGGTGCCGGTGCATCGACCCCGCTGGCGGTACGCATGCGCCCGGCGAGCCTCGACGAGGTGGTTGGTCAGGACCACCTGCTGGGAGCGGGTTCTCCGCTGCGTCGCCTGGTCGACGGTTCTGGCGCGGCTTCGGTGATCCTCTACGGCCCGCCGGGTACCGGTAAGACCACATTGGCCTCGCTGATCTCCGGTGCCACCGGCCGGCGCTTCGAAGCGCTCTCCGCGCTGAGCGCCGGAGTGAAGGAAGTGCGTGCCGTGATCGACACGGCGCGGCGCGCGGCCGCCTACGGCGAGCAGACCGTGTTGTTCATCGACGAGGTGCACAGGTTCTCCAAGACCCAGCAGGACGCGCTGCTGGCCGCGGTGGAGAACCGGGTGGTCCTGCTGGTGGCCGCCACCACCGAGAACCCGTCTTTTTCTGTGGTCGCACCGCTCCTGAGCCGATCGCTGATACTGCAGCTGCGGCCCCTGGAGCCCGACGGCATCGCAGCGGTGGTGCGTCGCGCCGTCGAGGACGACCGCGGGCTGGGTGGCCGTGTGGCGGTCGTGCCGGATGCGGTGGACCTGTTGGTTCGGCTGGCCGCCGGTGACGCGCGCCGTGCCTTGACCGCGCTGGAAGTGGCCGCTGAGACGGTGGCGGCAACAGGGGAGCCGGTGACCGTCGAGGTCGTCGAAGGATCCTTGGATCAAGCTGCTGTGCGCTACGACCGCGACGGCGATCAGCATTACGACGTCACCAGCGCGTTCATCAAGTCGGTGCGGGGTTCCGACGTCGACGCCGCGCTGCACTATCTGGCCCGGATGCTGGTGGCAGGGGAGGACCCGCGGTTCATCGCCCGCCGGCTGATGATCCTGGCCAGCGAAGACATCGGGATGGGTGATCCGACTGCTCTGCAGACCGCGGTCGCCGCCGCACAGACCGTCGCGCTGATCGGCATGCCCGAGGCGCAATTGACGCTGGCGCATGCGACCGTGCACCTGGCGACCGCGCCGAAGTCGAATGCGGTGACCACCGCGTTGGGTGCGGCGATGGCCGACATTCGGGCCGGTAAGGCCGGCGCGGTCCCGGCTCACCTGCGGGACGGGCACTACGCGGGTGCGCAGGCTCTGGGCAATGCCGTGGGTTATCGCTACGCCCATGATCATCCCGACGGCGTTGTCCCACAGCAGTATCCACCCGATGAACTGGTGGGAGTGGACTATTACCAACCCACCGGTCGGGGTGCTGAACGCGAGATCGGCGGTAGGTTGGCCCGGCTGCGGGCGATCATCCGCCGGCGCGGCTGA
- a CDS encoding NDMA-dependent alcohol dehydrogenase — protein MKTIAAVAHAPNQPFEIMELELDGPGPGEVLIKFTAAGLCHSDLHLADGDWPSRFPIVGGHEGSGIIEDVGPGVTKVQPGDHVVCCFIPSCGSCRYCSTGRQNLCDMGATILEGCMPDGTFRFHSGGTDFGGFCMLGTFAERATVSQHSVVKVDDWLPLETAVLAGCGVPTGWATANYDGGVRAGDAVVVYGIGGVGINAVQGAAHAGAKYVVAVDPVEFKRDTALKLGATHAFATAAEAMDKIAELTWGQMADQALITVGDLGQEVTTAAINTVGKGGTVVIAAMARLEDLDVQVSGTMLALFGKTIKGTLFGGANPQYDIVRLLRLYDAGQLKLDELITRRYTLEQVNEGYQDLREGKNIRGVIVHR, from the coding sequence ATGAAAACAATTGCCGCCGTGGCACATGCGCCTAACCAGCCTTTCGAGATCATGGAGCTGGAACTCGACGGGCCTGGTCCGGGTGAGGTGCTGATCAAGTTCACGGCAGCCGGGCTGTGCCATTCGGACCTGCATCTGGCTGATGGTGACTGGCCGTCCCGGTTTCCCATCGTCGGTGGCCACGAGGGATCGGGGATCATCGAGGACGTCGGGCCCGGCGTCACCAAGGTCCAGCCCGGCGATCATGTGGTGTGCTGTTTCATCCCCAGCTGTGGCAGCTGTCGGTACTGCTCCACCGGCCGGCAGAACCTGTGCGACATGGGGGCCACGATCCTGGAGGGCTGCATGCCCGACGGCACCTTCCGATTCCACTCGGGGGGAACCGACTTCGGCGGGTTCTGCATGCTGGGGACCTTCGCTGAGCGGGCGACGGTCTCGCAGCACTCAGTGGTCAAAGTCGACGACTGGTTGCCGCTGGAGACCGCGGTGCTGGCCGGTTGTGGGGTGCCCACCGGCTGGGCGACAGCCAACTATGACGGCGGCGTACGCGCCGGAGACGCGGTGGTGGTCTACGGCATCGGCGGGGTCGGTATCAACGCCGTGCAAGGTGCTGCGCACGCGGGTGCCAAGTATGTGGTGGCAGTAGACCCCGTGGAGTTCAAGCGCGACACCGCGCTCAAGCTGGGGGCCACTCACGCCTTCGCCACAGCTGCGGAGGCGATGGACAAGATCGCCGAGCTCACCTGGGGGCAGATGGCCGATCAGGCGCTGATCACCGTCGGCGACCTGGGCCAGGAGGTCACGACTGCCGCGATCAATACTGTTGGAAAGGGCGGCACGGTCGTCATCGCGGCGATGGCCCGATTGGAAGATCTCGACGTGCAGGTATCGGGCACCATGCTGGCTCTGTTCGGCAAGACCATCAAGGGCACGCTGTTCGGAGGAGCCAACCCGCAATACGACATTGTGCGACTGCTGCGGCTTTATGATGCCGGCCAGCTCAAGCTCGACGAGCTGATCACCCGTCGCTACACCCTGGAGCAGGTCAATGAGGGGTACCAGGACCTGCGTGAGGGTAAAAATATCCGCGGGGTGATCGTGCACCGCTGA
- a CDS encoding DUF3097 domain-containing protein: MADRYGTDILADNPHAARRVRSIEVPVERGMVVEDAQTGYVGAVVRIAYGRMDLEDRHGRTRGFPVGPGYLIDGRPVILTEPKLAAPTAPARTASGSVAVRGARAKVALASRIYVEGRHDAELVEQVWGEDLRVEGVVVEYLGGIDDLAGIVAEFQPGPGRRLGVLVDHLVAGSKETRIAETVRRGPGGGHTLIVGHPYVDIWQAVKPGRLGLSAWPTIPRNVEWKHGICAALGWPHNGQADIATAWQRIRGRVRDWTDLEPELIGRVEELIDFVTQPAG, encoded by the coding sequence GTGGCCGACCGCTATGGAACCGACATCCTCGCCGACAACCCGCACGCCGCCCGCAGAGTCCGCTCCATTGAGGTACCGGTGGAACGCGGGATGGTGGTCGAAGACGCGCAAACCGGCTACGTCGGCGCCGTGGTCCGGATCGCCTACGGCCGGATGGACCTCGAGGATCGCCACGGCCGCACTCGGGGATTCCCCGTCGGCCCCGGCTACCTGATCGATGGCCGGCCGGTGATTCTGACCGAGCCGAAGCTGGCGGCCCCGACGGCGCCGGCCCGCACCGCGTCGGGTTCGGTTGCCGTACGCGGTGCACGCGCCAAGGTCGCGCTGGCCAGCAGGATCTATGTGGAAGGCCGCCACGATGCCGAACTCGTCGAGCAGGTCTGGGGTGAGGATCTGCGGGTCGAGGGGGTCGTGGTGGAGTACCTCGGCGGAATCGATGACCTTGCCGGCATCGTTGCCGAATTCCAGCCCGGGCCGGGCCGCCGGCTGGGAGTCTTGGTCGATCACCTCGTTGCGGGTTCTAAAGAGACCCGCATTGCCGAGACCGTGCGCCGCGGGCCGGGCGGCGGGCACACCCTGATCGTCGGGCACCCTTACGTTGACATCTGGCAGGCCGTCAAACCCGGGCGGCTGGGGTTGTCGGCCTGGCCCACGATTCCGCGCAACGTGGAATGGAAGCACGGAATCTGCGCCGCGCTGGGCTGGCCACATAACGGCCAAGCCGACATCGCCACGGCCTGGCAGCGGATCCGGGGCCGGGTGCGGGACTGGACCGACCTGGAGCCGGAGCTGATCGGCCGGGTCGAGGAACTGATCGACTTCGTGACGCAACCCGCCGGTTAG
- a CDS encoding transglycosylase family protein gives MHRNTARRVVQFGRRHLNWTTSGLVTGGIVGTLLTSSGVAHADNMAMGWDAVAQCESGGNWAADTGNGFYGGLQFKPSTWRAFGGVGSPAKASREQQIAVANRVLDEQGPYAWPHCGPGRVFPSSVKGYVPPAMRQLLKPFW, from the coding sequence ATGCACCGGAACACGGCACGGCGTGTCGTGCAGTTCGGGCGGCGCCACCTTAATTGGACGACGTCGGGGCTGGTCACCGGGGGGATTGTGGGCACGCTATTGACTTCGTCAGGGGTAGCCCATGCGGACAACATGGCGATGGGCTGGGATGCCGTCGCACAATGCGAATCGGGCGGCAACTGGGCCGCCGACACCGGGAATGGGTTCTATGGCGGCCTGCAGTTCAAGCCGTCGACGTGGCGCGCGTTCGGCGGGGTGGGATCACCGGCGAAAGCGTCACGCGAGCAACAGATCGCGGTGGCCAATAGAGTCCTCGACGAACAGGGCCCCTATGCCTGGCCGCATTGCGGACCGGGTCGGGTATTCCCGTCGTCGGTAAAAGGCTATGTGCCGCCGGCAATGCGCCAGCTGCTCAAGCCGTTCTGGTGA